AAATACCCCTTATTACCGTTTGAATAGGTGATGGAGAAGTTGGTACGCAGATCGCCTGTTTCAAACTCCTTCAACAGATCCAACGTAAACAATCCACCTGTTCCTGTAGCCTTAAACAATGGAACGTTGATGGAGTCGCCCTTTGGCTGATTGTTTCTTGCCAGCGCGGAGGAGTAAGTTTGGTCACCTTCCTTGTATACGATCTGGAAAATGATCTCGGGGTTGGTGGTTTTCTTATTTACATCAAACACATCCACAAAAGGAATATCGCTCAGGTTGTTGAAGGTTTTCTGGTTGTAACATGCCATCAGGTAGGTTTTGGCATTGTTCAAATTGGTGGTTTTGTCGTTTGCCAGGGTGGTGCCCATTGTCAGGTATACCTGTCCCAATAACCCATTAGCGGCCTGTAATGACACCCGGCCTTTATTGGCTGCTGATTGTGCTACCGGCAAATTGCTGCTTAACACATCCTTCAGGTCGGCAACGATCTGGGTATATACATCTTCTTTTTTTACGCGGAAGGTCAGAGCGGCAGCCTGATCAGCAGTTTTTATGCGGTCTGTCACCAATGGTACATCGCCGAATTCGCGCACCAGGTTAAAATACATCAATGCCCTGATGAATTTTAGTTCGGCCACATATTGGGTTTTGGTATCGTTACTGGCGAAAGTGATCTTATCTATGATTGATAAAATAATATTAGCCCTGGCGATGGGCGTATATAATGCCGACCAGTGACTGTACAAATAACTGTTACTGGGAACTATGGCAAAGGCTGAGAACTGGAATGGCTCCCCGTTGTTCGACTGGTTATCGGTTGTATTTACATCATCTGCCCGGTCGTCTGTCCACAACTGTGCGCTTTCGCCTATACAGTTACTGCTTCGCAGCGCCTGGTATACACCATTCACGCCTGCGGCCACATCTGTTTCTGTTTTATAGGCGTTGTCAACGTTCGCCGCATTGGGATTTGTTTGCTCTACAAAGGATTTGCTGCAACCGGCCAGGCCCGAAAGTGACAGCATACCTGCAAATATTAAAACCTTATTACGCATAAATATCTTTTAATGATTGTTGTTTTAGAATGTTACCATTACACCGGTGTTGAAAGAACGCGCCAACGGGTATTTACCATAATCCACGCCCGGGGTCAGGTTAGAACCGTTGTTGTAATCCACCTCAGGATTGTAGCCCAGGTATTTGGTAATGGTAAATGCATTGTCAACACCTGCATACCAGCGCAAACCGGCGAGACCGATCTTTTTGGTAACCGCCAACGCATTCAGGTTAACCCCAATGGTCATATTGGTGCAACGGAAATAAGAACCATTCTGTAAATAGTAATCGCTCAACCGGGTACTGTTACTTTGCGAGCTGCCACGTGAGCTTCTGTATTCATGACCGTTGCCAGGCTGCGCTTCACTGCGGTAACGCTGATCAATAACAGCATACTGGTTACCGGAACCTTCCATATTTCTGATATAGTAGTCCTGGCCGTCGATGATGTTGTTGCCCTGTGACCCGTTGAAAGATGCACTGAAGTCGAATAGTTTATAGTTCATGTTGATATTAAAACCATACGTAAACTTCGGATAGGGCGAACCAATTACAGTTTTATCAGCATCGGTGATCAGGCCATCGCCATTGGTATCCCTGAAGTACAGATCACCTGGATTTAAAGGCGTGGTGGAATAAGTAGAGATAGGGAATGCTTTCATTTTGTAGCCGGGAGGAATTTTATTGCCATTGGCTTTGTACACAGCCCAGTCGGCATTTACATTGTCCATATCACTCTGGCGAACCATCCCGGCTACTTTCACCCCATAAAAGGAACCAACAGGCTCCCCTTCGCGGGTTACGTGGGTAATATAGCTTCTTTCAGCACCGGCTACCTGAATTTCGCTGGCGCCCCCCAGGCTGATCACTTTATTTCTGTTAGCCATTATATTACCACTCACGTTCAAATTGAAATCTTTCGATTGCACTGCTTTTACATCCAGCTGCAGATCGAAACCGGTATTGCGAACATTTGAATTACGCAGGTTGGTGAGCACCTGGGAACCACCGGTAACTGCAGAGACGTTTTTAAAGAACAGCAGGTTATACGATTTACTGATATAATAGTTGGCAATGATCGACACGCGATTATGCAGGGTAGTAATATCGCCGCCAAAATTAAATTGCGAGGTAGATTCCCAACCGAGGGTATTGTCTGCAATCCCATTTGCCCAGTTTGAATTGTATACGGTATTGCCATAAACAACCCCACCGGAGCCGGTTACACTCTGCTCGTAGCCGTAGTTAGGGATGTTGTTGTTTCCTGTTAATCCCCAGCTGGCGCGCAGTTTCAGCGTTGAGCCTGCACCTAACCAGTCTTTATAAAACGACTCATTGGAAACAGCCCAACCGGCAGACACCGAACCGAATTTACCCCAACGGTTCTGAGGACCAAAACGGGAGGAAGCATCAGTACGGAATGACCCCGTCAATGAATAGCGCCTGTCATAACTATATACCACCTGGCCTAAATAAGACACCAGCGTAACGTTTGACTTACCGGTATTGGCCACATTAACGCCGGCGGTAGTTCCGGGCGAATTGGTGAGCAGGTAGGAATCTCCCAATGCAGAACCGGCATTGGTGATCTCCTGCGACAGGTCGTTCGTGAAATCTTTTGCTGCTACAGCCAATACGTCGGTAGTAGTTTGCTGGGCGGTATAACCACCTAATAAATTAAAGCTGTGCTTACCGATCTTTTTATTGTAATTCAGGGTATACTCCGCCAGCCTGTCCTGGATGTCCGTGTTTTGTGCGGCGGCATTTGCCTGCTTCAACGCATCGGGCGAACCCGGTCCGCTTATACCGGCACTTAAATTAGTGGGAAAATAGTATTCATACTTTTCTTTGTATGACTGGCCAGCCAGGTTTACTTTAAAGGAAAGATTTTTCAGGATCTGGTAAGTTGCACTGGCATTGGCTGTGGTACGAACACCTTTACGGGTAATTTTCACCCGTTGCGCCAGTGCCAATGGGTTCTCAATACCCTGAAATGCATAGGTATAACCATCAATCTGTGCGCCTTCATTGGCATACGACAAAGCCGGGCTGCCATCGGGGTTAAAGGCAGGGAAGATAGGTACATATACCAATGCGCCCAGGATAGGACCCTGGTTAAACCGGCCTTCCTGTACCTCGCGGTTATTAGTGCTGGTTACAAATACGCTGGAAGAGATCTTTAATTTAGGCGATACTTCAGCATCGATATTTGATCTGAAGTTAATGCGTTGCTGGAAAGTACTGTTTAAAATTCCAGGTTGATCCAGGTAGCCGCCACTTACCAGGTAACGAATGCCGTTATTACCACCTGAGAAAGTAAGATTGTGTCTTGTTACCAGTGCATTATTGTATAACACATCCTGCCAGTCGGTATTATACTTGGGGGCTATTATTTTTTGAGTGGGGAAATCATACAGGTCTTTAATAATACAAACAGAACAGTTGCCTGCAGTTTGTCCTGATTTGGACACCCGGGTAGCATTGTCATCGGAATAAAATTTATCGTCCCAGGCCAATCCTTTTGAGATCAGGATGTCTTTGTAGTTGGCATTCCGGCCATTTACAAACAGATCGGTAAACTGGTCGGCATTCATCAGTTTTATTTTTTTAGCAAGCGACTGACTGCCAAGCTGGAAATCATAGCTCAGTTTTCCTTTACCTGTTTTTCCTCTTTTGGTAGTGATCAGTACTACGCCACCTGATGCCCGGGAACCATAAATAGCAGCAGAGGCCGCGTCTTTTAATATCTCTATTGATTCAATATCATCGGGGTTAATAAAAACGTCGTTACCTGCTGTAGCAGGATTATAGCCATTCGTTCCACCGCCGCCGTTGCCCGGTCCCTGGGTAACGTTACCGCCCACAGGATAACCATCGATTACATACAATGGCTCAGAACTGGCATTGATAGAGCCAATACCACGCACCCGGATTTTTGCGCCGGAATAAGGCGCGCCACTCACCTGTGATACCTGTACGCCCGCTACTTTACCTACCAGCGCCTGACTGATAGTAGGTGTTGATAGGTTCAGCTCACTGGCTTTTACGCTGGAAATGGCGCCGGTTACATCACTCTTTCTTAATTTCTGATAACCAATAGACACCTCATCCAGGGTTTTTATATCGTCTTCCAGTTTAACAACAATCACTGATTGGTTTGCCACACTAACTTCTTGTTTTGCAAAACCGGTATAAGAGAAGATGAGCGTGGTGTTTGCTGCGGCTTCGATGCTGAACTTTCCGCTTTCATCTGTCATCACCGTTTTGTTTGTCTTCTTGTCCTGCACACTTACAGCAGGCAATGGCAGTCCTTTTGAATCGGTTACCGTACCCGTAACCTTACCGGTTTGCGCCAGTACCGGGGTTCCCATAACCATACAAAGAATGCATGTCCACCACCAGAGGTGCCGGAAAATGCTTCTGTAACTTGCTGTGAAACGTTTGTGTTGAATTACCTTTCCCATTGTTGATTTTATTTGTGAGTAGTTTTTACTTTAATTGCTATTCCCAGCTGATCTGCATGTTGTTTACATTGTCTTTTCGCGATGAGCTGACCGCTATTCCTTTTGAATCGTTACCGAGGAATGTAAATCCTTCCAGTTCATCGGTACGGTCAGGGTCTACCACCTTAATTACCTGCTGCGCGCCTGTTTCTATTGATTTATTAAGATCCAGGTAGGTGAAGCGCCACCTTCTACCCTCTATTTGATTCTGAATAAGCACCAGCATACTTTTTGCGGGGATCCAGTGAAGGTTTTGCACCCAGGGTGTGCAGGTAAACTTTTTTACCAGCACGCCGTTTTCGCTGGTCTTTTTTGCATGTTGCAGTAAGGCAGGATCGTACAATCTTACTTCGTTTCCTTTACCGCCATAATCGGCAGTAGCCACATACCATTTGCCCTTGTATTGCACATATTCGGGCCGGGTGCCCTGGATGCAGGCATCATCTTCAATGGTATTGAGCAGGTTGCCATCCAGGGTACCGGTGTTTAACAACCGCTGCCAGTTTACACAGTAGATAACTGCTTTCCATTTAGTACCGGCTGCATCGAGCCGGATGCTGTTGCCAATAAAGGTGGGTGAATGGCCATTCCAGGCAATACCGGTTGGATGATTGATCACATCTGCCCCATTCTCCGTAAGCTTACATTCCTTATTGAGATATACCGGTGAATCGCCGGTTATTTTAAACTCCCTGATCATACCTACTTCGCGGTCGCCATATAGGAACAGGCGTCCTTCCTGAAAAGAAGCTCCCTGGCAGGCGCCCAGGGAATCAACGGTACGCGCCTGCGCAATTTGCATATTGATGTTGGCAGGATGGTCTTCTGCAAATAGCAGGAACAGGCATGCAATGGCCATGCTGGTTATCTTCATAAACAGTTAGTTTAATATGAACAGGTAAAAATGTATCCCGCTTAAACCGGGGTTAACGAATCAGGGTTACAGGCAAGCCGGACTAAGGATCTAATGGTTCTGTTGGATTAATCTGTAATGCATCAATGGCCGGATAAAACTCAGCTTCCGTTTCAGTGAGGCGTTTGCCATTTTGAAAGGGTACTTCATTTAACTCCTTTAAGCATCTCGCGGCAAGCGTGTTTGTGATCATCATGCTTTGCCCAACTGAGGTGGTAGTGATACAGGCTTTGTTGAAGGGCATTCCGTAACGGTATATGAGCCGTACACAGTTTCGTAAGTTGGTAGTGGTATGCCTTGCATGTGGCTCAATGATGATGGCATTTTCAGGTATGTTCAATTTTTCAATCAGGAACTTTTTCATTTCAACAGCTTCGCACCAGGTGGTTTTGTAGGGATGTACTTTACCGCCCGACACCATCACAAAAGGCGCTGCGCCTTTTTTATATTGCACGGCAGCCAGTCTGCAGCGCAACATACCTTCTGCACTTAAAGGTGTCTGAAGATCTTCAGGGCCCGCTCCCGGCACCAGGATCACAGCGTAAGGATAGGCATCCCACTTAATTGTTTTCACCCTGTTGTAAGCAGCTTTGTTTACCGTTTCGGCCATGGGTTCATAATCTGCTGCCTGCTCCCGTTCATTTATCTCCAGGTAACGGAGCGCACAGGTAAGCGAAGGCACAAAAAATAGCCTGACATTGGCGCATTCACTGGCTACGGTATAAGTGGAAGTGTACAATAACGAACCGTAGCGTTTATCATTTACATTAAAGCTGATGGAATCAATCAATGGATAGTTTGGCTTCTTGCCTTCGGCATACACGCCAATAGCAAAGTTGATACCGCGGGCGTCCTGTTCCCAGGCCTTAACCAGCAGCTCGGCAGGCGTACTGTTTTTATATAATACATAGGCGCCGGAGGCGATCAAATGCTTTTGCACCAGGCGGCCCAGCGCATTACTATTATTATATAATACCATTAACCGGGCGCTTATGTCACTGATCTCTTTTTCGCTGAACTCCATGCGTTCTGCGTAACACGACAAATTACCCGTACACTCCTGTCCGGCTTTCGAGAGCCCCGATAATTTATTTGTCGCTATCGCTGCCAGTACGGTATCGCGTTCCAATAGTTGGCGCACCACACTGTCCTGCTGTAACAGCGTAAGTAAATAGTAGTTCTTTGTTTGCACAAAGCTGTTGCCCCTGATCAGTTTGTAGTGTGGATCGGGCGCGGCCGGTTGACCATTTACTATATAACCAATACCAATTAAAAGTGTAGCCAGTACAAGTATCCTCATGTTGCCTTAGTTGGAATAATCGACTGCAAAATTGGTTTAGTTGGGTTATGCTATTGTCAAGAAGACATTATGCTATTATTAAATGTAAATGTCGGTTGAGAGGGTTGACAGGTTGATAGAGTTGATATGGGGAGGAAGAAATTAAAAATTAGAAATGTGGAAAGAAAAAGGAGAAAGTGAAATACAGGTTGACCAGTTAACAGGTTGACCAGTTAACAAGTTGACACGTTAACAGGTTGACAAGTTTCGGGTCAATTAGGAGTACAGGGTTTTCCACTTCGGCATTCAACATTTGATATTCGACATTCGACATTTTGTATTCACTTTTCATTGCTCTGTTCTTCATTTTAAATTCTTCATTTCCCTGTAATCGGTTACATATATATCATAATTCCAACAGGAAGCCAACCGACGTATTTGCTAATATTTGCAGGAAACAATCGGATTTATTCTTGTAATCGGTTACATTTTCTTTAAAAATGATATAAATTCGCCAATGCGTCACCGGTTGCAGCAGTCAATGTATATATTGATTATATCCTGAAGACACGCCCTTAATTTTATTTCGGTAAATTCAATTGAAATTTTTTTTCATGCAGTTGATTACAGTCCGGGTCTTTGTTTACTTATTTCATTGAATGTTTTTTGGAACAATTATAAAAACTAAATAACCCGATTTAACGGTTCAACAAACAAAACATATGAAAAGAAACAGTTTTATTCTTGCCTCTGCCATCGCTGTTATCTGCAGCTGTAACGATGCCGCATCAGACAAAGCGGCGCCGGCTTCAGATTCAAGCACAGTAAAAACCACTACCGAAAACAACAAGTATCTTTCGCAACCACTGGTAACGAACATTTATACTGCCGATCCTTCAGCCCATGTATTTAATGGCCGCATTTACATTTATCCCTCGCATGATACGGCTACGGGAACACCGGAAAACGACAATGGCGACCATTTCAACATGATGGATTACCATATCCTTTCCATGGATTCTGTAGGCGGTAAAGTAACCGACCATGGTGTGGCCCTGCACATCAAAAACATTCCCTGGGCCGGCCGCCAGCTCTGGGCGCCCGATGCGGCTTTTGCCAACAACACCTATTACCTGTACTTCCCGGTAAAAAACAAACAGGATGTGTTCCAGATTGGTGTAGCCACGTCAAAAACGCCGGAAGGACCATTCACGCCCGAAAAAGAACCCATCAAGGGCAGCTATAGCATCGACCCCTGTGTATTCAAAGACGACAATGGTTCGTACTATATGTATTTTGGCGGCATCTGGGGCGGACAATTACAAAGATGGAATAACAACAAATACGACAGCGCCGGCAAATTGCGTCAGCCCGATCAACAAGCTATTTTGCCCCGCGTAGCCAAACTGAGTGCAGACATGAAGTCGTTTGCGGAACCGGTGAAGGAGATAAAAATACTGGACAGCGCCGGTAATTTATACAAGGAGAAAAACAATGACAAACGCTTTTTTGAAGCATCCTGGATGCACAAGTACCATGGTAAATACTATTTCTCGTATTCAACCGGCGATACGCATAACATCGTATACGCCATTGGCGACAGTCCGTACGGGCCTTTTACTTACAAAGGCTTGCTGTTAGCGCCTGTAGAGGGCTGGACGAATCACCATTCCATAATTGAGAAAGATGGCAAATGGTATTTGTTCTATCACGACATTCAACTGTCGGGCAAAACACATTTACGCAATGTGAAGGTGACGCAGCTGTTTTATAATCCTGATGGAAGTATACAGACGGTGCATTCGCAGAAATAGTTATTTAGTTATTAAGTTCGTGAGTTAAAGTAAATAACTCACGAACTTAATAACTTACGAACCTAAAAACTATTCTTCGATTCACGATTTTCCTATCTCCTGCAATATCTGTTCATTAAAACCACCCTCTTTCGGATTCGGTTCTCCTTTACCAGTAGTGATCAGGTTGTACAAACTGCTTTCTATATAATTTCCCCAGGCCTTCTCACAAATATCATAACATTCTTCTTCCGGGGTCAATCCAACCTGGGTAAATTGCAGCAGCGTTTTATTTCCCTTCGGGGTTATCTCAAAAACAATGGTATTGCCCTTCCATTCATGTTCATCCTGGGTAAAATTGAAGTAGTTATCGAGCACCTGCCAAACTACCTTTTTATCCGGCACCACTTCAATCAATTTCATTTGGGCCCGGTGCGCGTCCTTATAATGATAATTGAATATTTCATTCAGCTTTTCTGTATTGCCTTCAATTTCCAGTGACCACCAGGCACGGGGATTGGTGACTGCCTTGAATACTTCCGCGGGTGTTTGGTTTACTTCAATGGATGTTGTAAAGTCTTTTGATGCCATAAGTATAAAATTTAAATGATTTAAAATCCTGTGCCTTCTCTAACAAAGCTACTGTCTTAATGTATGATGGTCTGGGTGGTAATTAGACATTTTACTGGGTTGATTTGGACAAAGTAATACCGTATCTTTAGCGTATAAATTCTTTGTTATGAAACAGGTGGTGATACTGGTTCCGTTTCAGGACGTTAATTTAAGCAGCATTACCGGCACATATGAAATTCTGAAGCGGGCCAATGAATACTGGCAGCGGCTTGGCAATGAGTCTAAAATGAACATCCAGGTAGCAGGTTATGAGGAGGAATTGCAACTGGATGCCGGGCTGTTCACCATCCATCCGGTACATATCAGGAATATAAAAAAAACCGACCTGGTAATTATTCCGTCGTTGGCCTGTCGTGATTTTGACAACATCATACAACAAAACCAGGAGCTGGTTGACTGGATCAGGGAACAATATAAAAACGGGGCTGAAATTGCCAGTATTTGTTCAGGCGCCTTTTTGCTGGCCGCCACCGGTTTACTGGAAGGAAAAACCTGCTCTACTCACTGGAATGTGGCTACTGATTTCAAACGCCTGTTCCCCAATATCAATTTACACCTGGATAAACTCATTGCCAGCGAACCGGGAATTTATACCAATGGCGGTGCATTCTCCTTTCTGAACCTTTGTTTGTTCCTGGTTGAAAAATACTTTAACCGCCAAACAGCCATTTACTGTTCAAAAATATTTCAGATAGATATTGAGCGCTCTTCACAATCGCCTTTTCTGATCTTCCAGATCCAAAAGAACCATGGTGATGACCTGGTTTG
The Niastella koreensis GR20-10 genome window above contains:
- a CDS encoding RagB/SusD family nutrient uptake outer membrane protein, whose amino-acid sequence is MRNKVLIFAGMLSLSGLAGCSKSFVEQTNPNAANVDNAYKTETDVAAGVNGVYQALRSSNCIGESAQLWTDDRADDVNTTDNQSNNGEPFQFSAFAIVPSNSYLYSHWSALYTPIARANIILSIIDKITFASNDTKTQYVAELKFIRALMYFNLVREFGDVPLVTDRIKTADQAAALTFRVKKEDVYTQIVADLKDVLSSNLPVAQSAANKGRVSLQAANGLLGQVYLTMGTTLANDKTTNLNNAKTYLMACYNQKTFNNLSDIPFVDVFDVNKKTTNPEIIFQIVYKEGDQTYSSALARNNQPKGDSINVPLFKATGTGGLFTLDLLKEFETGDLRTNFSITYSNGNKGYFISKFRDINAAATKDGYGGNDWILMRYADIILNLAEVNMYLGDNATAITYLNMVRARAQRNDYATMMATDANYKARYPTLKLAILHERRVELAFEHHRWHDLTRFFSAAELVDYFHGKSQADFDNSPLTNITTKDYYFPIPLKEYLLNPAGMYQNDGYVQ
- a CDS encoding SusC/RagA family TonB-linked outer membrane protein, producing the protein MGKVIQHKRFTASYRSIFRHLWWWTCILCMVMGTPVLAQTGKVTGTVTDSKGLPLPAVSVQDKKTNKTVMTDESGKFSIEAAANTTLIFSYTGFAKQEVSVANQSVIVVKLEDDIKTLDEVSIGYQKLRKSDVTGAISSVKASELNLSTPTISQALVGKVAGVQVSQVSGAPYSGAKIRVRGIGSINASSEPLYVIDGYPVGGNVTQGPGNGGGGTNGYNPATAGNDVFINPDDIESIEILKDAASAAIYGSRASGGVVLITTKRGKTGKGKLSYDFQLGSQSLAKKIKLMNADQFTDLFVNGRNANYKDILISKGLAWDDKFYSDDNATRVSKSGQTAGNCSVCIIKDLYDFPTQKIIAPKYNTDWQDVLYNNALVTRHNLTFSGGNNGIRYLVSGGYLDQPGILNSTFQQRINFRSNIDAEVSPKLKISSSVFVTSTNNREVQEGRFNQGPILGALVYVPIFPAFNPDGSPALSYANEGAQIDGYTYAFQGIENPLALAQRVKITRKGVRTTANASATYQILKNLSFKVNLAGQSYKEKYEYYFPTNLSAGISGPGSPDALKQANAAAQNTDIQDRLAEYTLNYNKKIGKHSFNLLGGYTAQQTTTDVLAVAAKDFTNDLSQEITNAGSALGDSYLLTNSPGTTAGVNVANTGKSNVTLVSYLGQVVYSYDRRYSLTGSFRTDASSRFGPQNRWGKFGSVSAGWAVSNESFYKDWLGAGSTLKLRASWGLTGNNNIPNYGYEQSVTGSGGVVYGNTVYNSNWANGIADNTLGWESTSQFNFGGDITTLHNRVSIIANYYISKSYNLLFFKNVSAVTGGSQVLTNLRNSNVRNTGFDLQLDVKAVQSKDFNLNVSGNIMANRNKVISLGGASEIQVAGAERSYITHVTREGEPVGSFYGVKVAGMVRQSDMDNVNADWAVYKANGNKIPPGYKMKAFPISTYSTTPLNPGDLYFRDTNGDGLITDADKTVIGSPYPKFTYGFNINMNYKLFDFSASFNGSQGNNIIDGQDYYIRNMEGSGNQYAVIDQRYRSEAQPGNGHEYRSSRGSSQSNSTRLSDYYLQNGSYFRCTNMTIGVNLNALAVTKKIGLAGLRWYAGVDNAFTITKYLGYNPEVDYNNGSNLTPGVDYGKYPLARSFNTGVMVTF
- a CDS encoding YdcF family protein, coding for MRILVLATLLIGIGYIVNGQPAAPDPHYKLIRGNSFVQTKNYYLLTLLQQDSVVRQLLERDTVLAAIATNKLSGLSKAGQECTGNLSCYAERMEFSEKEISDISARLMVLYNNSNALGRLVQKHLIASGAYVLYKNSTPAELLVKAWEQDARGINFAIGVYAEGKKPNYPLIDSISFNVNDKRYGSLLYTSTYTVASECANVRLFFVPSLTCALRYLEINEREQAADYEPMAETVNKAAYNRVKTIKWDAYPYAVILVPGAGPEDLQTPLSAEGMLRCRLAAVQYKKGAAPFVMVSGGKVHPYKTTWCEAVEMKKFLIEKLNIPENAIIIEPHARHTTTNLRNCVRLIYRYGMPFNKACITTTSVGQSMMITNTLAARCLKELNEVPFQNGKRLTETEAEFYPAIDALQINPTEPLDP
- a CDS encoding glycoside hydrolase family 43 protein is translated as MKRNSFILASAIAVICSCNDAASDKAAPASDSSTVKTTTENNKYLSQPLVTNIYTADPSAHVFNGRIYIYPSHDTATGTPENDNGDHFNMMDYHILSMDSVGGKVTDHGVALHIKNIPWAGRQLWAPDAAFANNTYYLYFPVKNKQDVFQIGVATSKTPEGPFTPEKEPIKGSYSIDPCVFKDDNGSYYMYFGGIWGGQLQRWNNNKYDSAGKLRQPDQQAILPRVAKLSADMKSFAEPVKEIKILDSAGNLYKEKNNDKRFFEASWMHKYHGKYYFSYSTGDTHNIVYAIGDSPYGPFTYKGLLLAPVEGWTNHHSIIEKDGKWYLFYHDIQLSGKTHLRNVKVTQLFYNPDGSIQTVHSQK
- a CDS encoding SRPBCC family protein; its protein translation is MASKDFTTSIEVNQTPAEVFKAVTNPRAWWSLEIEGNTEKLNEIFNYHYKDAHRAQMKLIEVVPDKKVVWQVLDNYFNFTQDEHEWKGNTIVFEITPKGNKTLLQFTQVGLTPEEECYDICEKAWGNYIESSLYNLITTGKGEPNPKEGGFNEQILQEIGKS
- a CDS encoding GlxA family transcriptional regulator; the encoded protein is MKQVVILVPFQDVNLSSITGTYEILKRANEYWQRLGNESKMNIQVAGYEEELQLDAGLFTIHPVHIRNIKKTDLVIIPSLACRDFDNIIQQNQELVDWIREQYKNGAEIASICSGAFLLAATGLLEGKTCSTHWNVATDFKRLFPNINLHLDKLIASEPGIYTNGGAFSFLNLCLFLVEKYFNRQTAIYCSKIFQIDIERSSQSPFLIFQIQKNHGDDLVCEAQTFIEENLGEKISFEDLASKLAVSRRNFDRRFIKATGNTPVEYLQRVKVEVAKRALENGRKTVFEVMNDVGYSDDKAFREVFKKITGLSPLDYKAKYNKEGKLN